The window AATCCCACGTCGTTACTAAAATGTAAAAAAATTTAATATTTTTTGTTTTCAGTTAACGCAAAAACACTATATCACGCCCAAGACGTCATTCCATAGAAAATTATAATCAATAAATATCAATGTATTACAATTAAAACCCGCGAATGACACTTTGGTTTCCCGATTAAATTTTGCGCAATCAAAAACAGCATGACTGCGTGTTTTTTAATCTGCCGGCAAAGCATTGAATTGCGTTTCATCGTTCACTGCCCCCCTGCAGCGGGTAAGACAAACGTAAAACGAGGCGGAAGATCCCGCCTCGTCATTCCGGCTTCAGGCCTTGAGCAGGCCGCTGGCCAGATAATCGCCGCCCTCTTTCACGCCCGGCAACACGAAGAAATACCCGCCGCCAATCGGCTTGATGTATTCCTCCAGCGCTTCGCCGTTCAGCCTTTTTTGCACCGTCAGGAAACCTTTCTCCAGATCGGCCTGATAGCAGACGAACAGTAGCCCCATTTCCAGCTGCCCGGCATTGGAGACGCCAAGGGAATAACTGTAGCCGCGCCGCAGCATCAGGTTGCTTTGGCTTTCCGGCGTGCGAGGGTTAGCCAGCCGGATGTGCGCATCCATCGGGATCACCTTGCCGTCGGGATCGTTCGCGTAGTCCGGCTCGTCATGTTCATGCTTCATGCCCAGCGGCGCCCCGCTGTGCTTCTCGCGGCCGAAGATGGTTTCCTGCTCCTGCAGCGGCGTGCGATCCCAAAACTCGACGCGAAAACGAATAATGCGCGCCGCCTGATAGCTGCCGCCCGCCGTCCACGCCGGCTCACCGACGTTGTCGCCGACCCACACCACCTTATCCATCAGCGGTTTGTCGTCGGTTTTCGGGTTGGCGGTGCCGTCTTTGAACCCCAACAGGTTGATCGGCGTCTCTTTGCCTTTGCTGCGCGCCGCGTGCGCGGAGATGAATCCCTCCCGCTTCCAACGCACGCTGAGCAGATCCGGCGAATGCTTAATGATGTCGCGCAGCGCGTGAATCACCGTTTCGTTGGTGTTGGCGCAGATCTGCAGCAGCAGGTCGCCGTGGCAAAGCGCGGCGTCCAACGCATCGTTGGGGAAACGGGTCATTTTCTGCAGCCGCAGCGGCTTTTGCGCCTGCAGACCAAAGCGTTCATCAAACAGCGATGCGCCGACCGACACGGTGATGGTCAGGTTGTCCGGGTAAATCTCCGGCCCCATGATGCCGGAATCGAGCGGCGGCAGCTTGGCGTCCACCTCCGGCGCCTTGCCGCCGTGAGTCAGGAAGGCGATGCGATCGGTCAGCAGCC of the Serratia marcescens subsp. marcescens ATCC 13880 genome contains:
- the efeB gene encoding iron uptake transporter deferrochelatase/peroxidase subunit; protein product: MSNKAGPHNGPHPQSQGAASPSRRRLLQGLGLGALALGGSRLAQAAGNAAEPLATPQDERWQKQPFYGRHQAGVLTPQQAAMMLVAFDVLATDKAGLERLFRLLTDRIAFLTHGGKAPEVDAKLPPLDSGIMGPEIYPDNLTITVSVGASLFDERFGLQAQKPLRLQKMTRFPNDALDAALCHGDLLLQICANTNETVIHALRDIIKHSPDLLSVRWKREGFISAHAARSKGKETPINLLGFKDGTANPKTDDKPLMDKVVWVGDNVGEPAWTAGGSYQAARIIRFRVEFWDRTPLQEQETIFGREKHSGAPLGMKHEHDEPDYANDPDGKVIPMDAHIRLANPRTPESQSNLMLRRGYSYSLGVSNAGQLEMGLLFVCYQADLEKGFLTVQKRLNGEALEEYIKPIGGGYFFVLPGVKEGGDYLASGLLKA